The following proteins are co-located in the Pseudomonadota bacterium genome:
- the cmk gene encoding (d)CMP kinase produces MKKGLTITVDGPSGAGKSTVAKMLARSLGYTYIDTGAMYRGIAYAYQAESVSPLNDMETFLKNLSVRFEFGETARVFLDDKDISEDIRAPEISLLASNLSQKKEVRGYLTKKQRETGGKGGIVMEGRDTGSVVFPDADIKFYLDANPDERAKRRHIELSAKGIDAEISRVKEEMLKRDRDDSEREIAPLTIPQGAVVIDTTGIDAKGVVDALLKHINGLGQ; encoded by the coding sequence GAAGAAGGGTTTAACCATCACCGTTGACGGTCCGAGCGGTGCCGGTAAAAGCACCGTTGCGAAGATGCTTGCTCGGTCTCTCGGTTATACATACATTGATACGGGCGCCATGTACAGGGGAATAGCGTATGCATATCAAGCGGAGAGTGTAAGCCCATTAAATGATATGGAAACGTTTCTTAAAAACCTTTCGGTGCGGTTCGAGTTTGGAGAGACTGCAAGGGTTTTTCTTGACGATAAAGATATCAGCGAGGACATCAGGGCCCCGGAAATATCGCTATTGGCATCAAACCTCTCACAGAAGAAAGAGGTGAGGGGGTATCTCACAAAAAAACAGAGAGAAACAGGGGGAAAGGGCGGGATCGTCATGGAGGGGAGGGATACGGGGAGCGTTGTCTTTCCTGATGCCGATATAAAATTCTATCTTGATGCCAACCCTGATGAACGAGCAAAAAGACGGCACATTGAACTATCGGCAAAAGGCATTGATGCTGAAATATCCCGCGTGAAGGAAGAAATGTTAAAGAGGGACAGGGACGACTCCGAGAGAGAGATCGCGCCCCTCACAATACCACAAGGGGCTGTTGTTATTGATACGACCGGGATA